A stretch of the Bordetella genomosp. 8 genome encodes the following:
- the phnF gene encoding phosphonate metabolism transcriptional regulator PhnF, translated as MVERGSGIAVWRQIGEALATDIRNKRYAPGEQLPPEPELAAKFSVNRHTIRRAMGALEQGGLVRIEQGRGTFVQEHAIDYAIGKRTRFSENLGSQGVLGHAQVLASQVTKSAEIAQHLGLPRNAQLLYVKLIGKTENRTISVADHYFDEKRFPGFVEKLNAARSISKTYRQFGIADYTRKWSRITATLPNDDIARLLGQPKTRPILKVEALNVDQDQAPLQYSITRFSGDWVQLMVNDDDRTDI; from the coding sequence ATGGTGGAACGAGGATCAGGCATCGCTGTATGGCGCCAGATAGGTGAAGCGCTGGCGACGGACATACGCAACAAGCGCTACGCGCCCGGCGAACAATTGCCGCCCGAACCCGAACTGGCCGCGAAGTTCTCGGTCAACCGGCACACCATCCGGCGCGCGATGGGCGCGCTCGAACAAGGCGGCCTGGTACGTATCGAGCAGGGGCGCGGCACCTTCGTACAGGAACATGCCATCGATTACGCCATCGGCAAGCGCACACGCTTTTCCGAAAACCTGGGCAGCCAGGGCGTGCTGGGCCACGCGCAGGTTCTCGCGAGCCAGGTCACCAAGTCCGCCGAGATCGCCCAGCACCTGGGCCTGCCACGCAATGCGCAGCTGCTGTACGTCAAGCTGATCGGCAAGACCGAGAACCGCACCATCAGCGTGGCGGACCATTACTTCGATGAAAAACGCTTTCCCGGCTTCGTCGAAAAGCTCAACGCCGCGCGTTCGATCTCGAAAACCTACCGGCAATTCGGCATCGCGGACTACACGCGCAAGTGGTCGCGCATCACCGCGACGCTGCCCAACGACGACATCGCGCGCCTGCTGGGCCAACCGAAGACACGGCCCATCCTGAAAGTGGAAGCGCTGAACGTCGACCAGGACCAGGCTCCGCTCCAATACAGCATCACGCGGTTCTCCGGCGACTGGGTGCAGTTGATGGTCAATGACGACGATCGCACAGACATCTAG
- the phnK gene encoding phosphonate C-P lyase system protein PhnK, with protein MATTPLLSVRGMTHTWDGIHGCRDIDFDLYPGEVLCVVGESGSGKSTLLQAVSCQVAPQAGSVRYDLREEGLTDLATLSSARLRLLARTDWGFVRQNPRDGLRMQVSAGANIAERLMAVGQRHYGGLREVAGNWLHKMEIDVGRLDDRPAAFSGGMQQRLQIARNLVTHPRMVFMDEPTASLDVSVQARLLDLLRQLVSDLGLAAIVVTHDLAVARLLAHRTLVMRGGHVVESGLTDQILDDPQHPYTQLLVSSILQG; from the coding sequence ATGGCCACCACCCCCTTGCTTTCCGTGCGAGGCATGACGCACACCTGGGATGGCATCCACGGCTGCCGCGATATCGATTTCGACCTGTACCCCGGCGAAGTGCTGTGCGTGGTGGGCGAATCGGGATCGGGCAAGAGCACCTTGCTGCAGGCGGTGTCCTGCCAGGTGGCGCCGCAGGCCGGCAGCGTGCGCTACGACCTGCGCGAAGAAGGCCTCACCGATCTGGCGACGCTGTCCAGCGCGCGCCTGCGTCTGCTGGCGCGCACCGATTGGGGGTTCGTGCGGCAGAATCCGCGCGACGGGCTGCGCATGCAGGTCAGCGCGGGCGCGAATATCGCCGAACGGCTGATGGCGGTGGGCCAGCGTCACTACGGCGGCCTGCGCGAGGTCGCCGGCAACTGGCTGCACAAGATGGAAATCGACGTGGGCCGCCTGGATGACCGGCCGGCGGCGTTTTCCGGGGGCATGCAGCAGCGGCTGCAGATTGCCCGCAACCTGGTGACGCACCCGCGCATGGTGTTCATGGACGAACCGACCGCGTCGCTGGACGTGTCGGTGCAGGCCCGGTTGCTGGACCTGCTGCGGCAACTGGTATCGGACCTGGGGCTGGCCGCGATCGTGGTCACGCACGACCTGGCGGTGGCGCGCCTGCTGGCGCATCGGACGCTGGTGATGCGCGGCGGCCACGTCGTCGAAAGCGGCCTGACCGACCAGATCCTGGACGATCCGCAGCACCCGTATACGCAGCTGCTCGTATCTTCCATATTGCAGGGCTAG
- the phnL gene encoding phosphonate C-P lyase system protein PhnL, which translates to MTERHIMMEARGLSKLFTLHNQGGITLPVLRDVSFDAARGECLVLAGPSGTGKSTLLRCLYGNYLATSGSIRLRDGEDWVDLTRAPEQRILQLRRDVIGYVSQFLRAVPRVSTLDVVAEPLRHRGVDAGEARERAAGLLQRLRLPRRLWDLPPATFSGGEQQRVNIARGFIGGHPLLLLDEPTASLDAGNREVVVALIRDAVAQGRCVIGIFHDDAVRDAVATRVLALEPAVAALQE; encoded by the coding sequence ATGACGGAAAGACACATCATGATGGAAGCGCGGGGGCTGTCCAAGCTCTTCACGCTGCATAACCAGGGCGGCATCACGCTGCCGGTGCTGCGCGATGTTTCCTTCGACGCCGCGCGCGGCGAATGCCTGGTGCTGGCCGGGCCTTCCGGTACCGGCAAGAGCACGCTGCTGCGCTGCCTGTACGGCAACTACCTGGCAACGTCGGGCAGCATCCGCCTGCGCGATGGCGAGGACTGGGTGGACCTGACCCGCGCGCCCGAGCAGCGCATCCTGCAACTGCGACGCGACGTGATCGGCTACGTCAGCCAGTTCCTGCGCGCCGTCCCCCGCGTCTCGACGCTGGACGTGGTCGCCGAGCCGCTGCGCCACCGTGGCGTGGATGCCGGCGAAGCCCGCGAACGCGCCGCCGGCCTGCTGCAACGGCTGCGACTGCCCCGGCGCCTGTGGGACCTGCCGCCGGCCACCTTTTCCGGCGGCGAACAGCAGCGCGTGAACATCGCGCGCGGCTTCATCGGCGGCCATCCATTGCTGCTGCTCGACGAGCCGACGGCGTCGCTCGACGCGGGCAATCGCGAGGTCGTCGTCGCCCTGATCCGCGACGCCGTGGCCCAGGGCCGCTGCGTGATCGGCATATTTCACGACGATGCCGTGCGCGACGCCGTGGCGACGCGCGTCCTCGCCCTGGAACCGGCCGTCGCGGCCCTGCAGGAGTAA
- a CDS encoding DUF1045 domain-containing protein, with amino-acid sequence MPRAYRYAVYLAPVGAWREVGTAWLGRDEETGQRLARAREDDPRLDTWTDAPRHYGLHATLKPPFRLRAGTTATALDAAVRALARTRTPFDIALGLRALRGFLAWCLPDDAATHARVRALADRVVRDLDAFRAPPTPMEIARRRPDQLTLPQQRMLAEWGYPYVFDTFTFHITLTGNLGATELEHAQELLRARAGRMLDAPMPVAAISVYVQPGADEPFVVARHYGFDGTVRDAAGAHYMDDDAS; translated from the coding sequence ATGCCGCGAGCCTATCGCTACGCCGTTTATCTGGCCCCGGTCGGCGCCTGGCGTGAAGTCGGCACAGCCTGGCTGGGCCGCGATGAAGAAACCGGGCAGCGCCTTGCGCGCGCGCGGGAGGACGATCCCCGGCTGGACACCTGGACCGATGCGCCGCGTCACTACGGCCTGCATGCCACGCTCAAGCCGCCCTTCCGGCTGCGAGCCGGCACCACCGCCACCGCGCTGGACGCGGCGGTGCGCGCGCTGGCGCGCACGCGTACGCCTTTCGACATCGCCCTGGGCTTGCGCGCGCTGCGCGGCTTCCTGGCATGGTGCCTGCCGGACGACGCCGCCACGCACGCCCGCGTACGCGCGCTGGCCGACCGCGTGGTGCGGGACCTGGACGCCTTCCGGGCTCCGCCCACGCCGATGGAAATCGCCCGGCGCCGGCCCGACCAACTGACCTTGCCGCAACAGCGCATGCTGGCCGAATGGGGTTATCCGTACGTGTTCGACACCTTCACTTTCCACATTACGCTCACCGGCAACCTGGGCGCGACCGAGCTGGAACATGCGCAGGAACTCTTGCGCGCGCGTGCCGGCCGGATGCTCGACGCGCCCATGCCGGTCGCAGCCATCAGCGTATACGTCCAGCCCGGCGCGGATGAACCCTTCGTCGTGGCGCGCCATTACGGTTTCGATGGCACGGTGCGGGACGCGGCCGGGGCGCACTATATGGATGACGATGCGTCATGA
- the phnH gene encoding phosphonate C-P lyase system protein PhnH, giving the protein MSSRAAASGTSSGAFGHSATLLPGFDDPVDGAQAAFRAALQALANPGQIQVVDAACGVPAGLSPAMTALLLALADIDAPVWLPAGVDAAVRGFLRFHCACPLVDDPAQARFVAVPAGHAMPALAHCDAGDPAYPDRSATVLLEVNGLAAGTAAASTLTLGGPGIPGSRAVSVAGLPDGFVAQWAANHALFPLGVDAFLTHGDRICGLPRTTRMEN; this is encoded by the coding sequence ATGTCGTCGCGCGCGGCGGCTTCCGGCACGTCGAGCGGCGCCTTCGGGCACAGCGCGACGCTGCTGCCCGGCTTCGATGACCCCGTCGATGGTGCGCAGGCCGCTTTTCGCGCGGCGCTGCAGGCCCTGGCCAACCCGGGACAGATACAGGTGGTGGACGCCGCCTGCGGCGTGCCGGCGGGCCTGTCGCCGGCCATGACCGCCTTGCTGCTTGCCCTGGCGGACATCGATGCACCCGTATGGCTACCGGCCGGCGTGGACGCGGCGGTACGCGGCTTCCTGCGTTTCCACTGCGCCTGCCCGCTGGTGGACGACCCGGCCCAGGCGCGCTTCGTCGCCGTGCCGGCGGGCCACGCCATGCCCGCCCTGGCGCACTGCGATGCGGGCGATCCCGCCTATCCCGATCGTTCCGCCACGGTGCTGCTGGAGGTGAACGGCCTGGCGGCGGGCACGGCGGCGGCCAGTACGTTGACGCTTGGCGGCCCGGGCATTCCGGGCTCGCGCGCCGTGTCGGTAGCGGGACTGCCCGACGGCTTCGTGGCGCAATGGGCCGCCAATCACGCGCTGTTTCCGCTGGGTGTCGACGCCTTCCTGACGCACGGCGACCGGATCTGCGGCCTGCCGCGCACGACGCGTATGGAGAACTGA
- a CDS encoding carbon-phosphorus lyase complex subunit PhnI: protein MYVAVKGGERAILNSYRMLDCYRRGDPAVPALTLAQIREQMPLAVSRVMAEGSLYDPHLAALALKQAAGDTIEAVFLLRAYRTTLPRFGYTQPMDTARMGLQRRISATFKDVPGGQVLGPTYDYTQRLLDFSLEDDAPAVPLPPADVPVAAEMPRVTDLLRRESLIEGEAVPPGDPAPFDLTRQPLTFPASRPARLQNLARADEGYLLSMGYSTQRGYGNTHPFAAEIRYGTVEVEMFVEELGFAVTLGEIEVTECQMVSQFAGDPQEGPRFTRGYGLVFGYGERKAMSMALVDRALRAKELGEAGDSPANDHEFVLYHSDNVEASGFVQHLKLPHYVDFQANLELVRRMRAELAAQAAQADGHDDAQQAATNTRHPEQHDAPGLAPAAGATLDEAIAS, encoded by the coding sequence ATGTATGTAGCCGTGAAGGGTGGCGAACGCGCCATCCTGAATTCGTATCGCATGCTGGACTGCTATCGCCGCGGCGATCCGGCGGTGCCGGCGCTCACCCTGGCGCAGATCCGCGAGCAGATGCCGCTGGCGGTGTCGCGGGTCATGGCCGAAGGTTCGCTGTACGACCCCCATCTGGCGGCCCTGGCGCTGAAGCAGGCCGCGGGCGACACCATAGAGGCGGTTTTCCTGCTGCGCGCCTATCGCACCACGCTGCCCCGCTTCGGCTATACGCAGCCCATGGACACGGCGCGGATGGGGCTGCAGCGACGCATTTCGGCCACGTTCAAGGATGTGCCGGGCGGCCAGGTGCTGGGACCCACCTACGACTACACGCAGCGCCTGCTGGACTTCAGCCTGGAAGACGATGCGCCGGCGGTGCCGCTGCCGCCCGCCGACGTTCCCGTTGCGGCGGAGATGCCGCGCGTCACCGATCTGCTGCGCCGCGAGTCCCTGATCGAAGGCGAGGCCGTCCCGCCGGGCGACCCCGCGCCTTTCGACCTGACTCGGCAGCCGCTGACCTTTCCCGCCTCGCGTCCGGCGCGCCTGCAGAACCTGGCGCGCGCCGATGAAGGCTATCTGCTGTCCATGGGTTATTCGACGCAGCGCGGCTACGGCAACACCCACCCCTTTGCGGCCGAGATCCGCTACGGCACGGTGGAAGTCGAAATGTTCGTCGAGGAACTCGGCTTCGCCGTCACGCTGGGCGAGATCGAGGTGACGGAGTGCCAGATGGTCAGCCAGTTCGCCGGCGACCCGCAGGAAGGGCCGCGCTTCACCCGCGGCTACGGCCTGGTGTTCGGTTACGGCGAGCGCAAGGCCATGTCCATGGCGCTGGTGGACCGCGCGCTGCGCGCGAAGGAACTCGGCGAGGCCGGCGATTCCCCCGCCAACGATCACGAGTTCGTGCTGTATCACAGCGACAACGTCGAGGCGTCCGGCTTCGTCCAGCATTTGAAGCTGCCTCATTACGTGGATTTCCAGGCCAACCTGGAGCTGGTGCGGCGCATGCGCGCGGAACTGGCCGCGCAGGCGGCGCAGGCCGACGGGCATGACGACGCGCAACAAGCCGCCACGAACACGCGGCACCCCGAACAACACGACGCGCCAGGCCTGGCCCCGGCTGCCGGCGCCACACTGGACGAGGCCATCGCATCATGA
- a CDS encoding alpha-D-ribose 1-methylphosphonate 5-triphosphate diphosphatase, giving the protein MHTDNTPPSFLRGISGRRVLTAQGVGPASLAFDHDRIGDVCIGAELADAELDAGDLLVLPGIVDLHGDAFERAVMPRPGVAFPYDGALLDVDRQLLANGITTEFHGLTLSWEGGLRGEPYALRMFDALERMQRLMGARHHVHLRFETHHVAGVETAQAWIRAGKVRFLALNDHLPSMTKRLGNDRKLLQYAERAECDLDTFQNRIRAAMQSADAVAGAMRELTDCAREAGLEVASHDDRDPATRRYYHQLGCKVAEFPLTAEAAQVARSLGDSIVFGAPNVVRGGSHTNAPDATEMIRAGLCDVLASDYYYPAPLTAVMKLANRGILPLEQAWALVSRNPARAAGLRDRGALDAGMMADAIVVDDSVPDVPRVCAAIVGGRLRYAARQFDTRLAHADA; this is encoded by the coding sequence ATGCACACAGACAACACGCCTCCTTCCTTCCTGCGCGGCATCAGCGGTCGCCGGGTATTGACCGCCCAGGGTGTGGGCCCGGCCTCCCTGGCCTTCGACCACGACCGCATCGGCGACGTCTGCATCGGCGCGGAGCTGGCGGACGCCGAACTCGATGCCGGCGATCTGCTGGTGCTGCCCGGGATCGTGGACCTGCATGGGGATGCTTTCGAGCGCGCGGTCATGCCGCGCCCGGGCGTGGCCTTTCCCTATGACGGCGCGCTGCTCGACGTCGACCGGCAGTTGCTGGCCAATGGCATCACCACCGAATTCCATGGCCTGACCCTGTCCTGGGAAGGCGGCCTGCGCGGGGAACCCTATGCGCTGCGCATGTTCGACGCGCTGGAGCGCATGCAGCGCCTGATGGGCGCCCGCCATCACGTGCACCTGCGCTTCGAGACACACCACGTCGCGGGCGTCGAGACGGCGCAGGCATGGATCCGCGCCGGCAAGGTGCGCTTCCTGGCATTGAACGACCACCTGCCCAGCATGACGAAACGCCTGGGCAACGACCGCAAGCTGCTGCAGTATGCCGAGCGCGCGGAATGCGACCTGGACACCTTCCAGAACCGCATCCGGGCCGCCATGCAGTCGGCGGACGCCGTCGCCGGCGCCATGCGCGAACTGACGGACTGCGCGCGCGAAGCCGGCCTGGAAGTCGCGTCGCATGACGACCGCGACCCCGCCACCCGGCGCTACTACCACCAGCTCGGCTGCAAGGTGGCGGAATTCCCCTTGACCGCCGAGGCCGCGCAGGTGGCGCGCTCGCTGGGCGATTCGATCGTCTTCGGCGCGCCCAACGTCGTGCGCGGCGGCAGCCACACCAACGCGCCCGATGCAACCGAAATGATCCGCGCGGGCCTGTGCGACGTCCTCGCCTCCGACTATTACTACCCTGCACCGCTCACCGCGGTGATGAAGCTGGCCAACCGCGGCATCCTGCCGCTGGAACAGGCGTGGGCACTGGTGTCGCGCAACCCGGCGCGCGCCGCCGGCCTGCGCGATCGCGGTGCGCTGGACGCCGGCATGATGGCCGATGCCATCGTGGTGGACGACAGCGTGCCGGATGTCCCGCGCGTCTGCGCCGCCATCGTCGGTGGCCGGTTGCGCTATGCCGCGCGGCAGTTCGACACTCGCCTTGCCCACGCCGACGCGTGA
- the phnG gene encoding phosphonate C-P lyase system protein PhnG: MTTQSGDRQQAAGGTRAAWMRVMALAEPDALARAYAALGDLPGYRKLRAPETGMAMVRGRAGGTGAQFNVGEVSVTRCAVAFDGNGVVGTAYVRGRAHRHAEQAAVLDGLLQMESWHQRVHAGVIEPLARAHADKAASRAAVAAQTRVDFFTMVRGDN, from the coding sequence ATGACTACGCAAAGCGGTGATCGGCAGCAAGCTGCCGGTGGCACTCGCGCCGCCTGGATGCGCGTGATGGCGTTGGCGGAGCCGGATGCGCTGGCACGCGCCTACGCGGCCCTGGGCGACCTGCCCGGCTATCGCAAGCTGCGGGCGCCGGAAACCGGGATGGCGATGGTGCGCGGGCGGGCCGGCGGCACCGGCGCGCAATTCAACGTGGGCGAAGTCTCGGTCACGCGCTGCGCGGTGGCTTTCGACGGCAACGGCGTGGTCGGCACCGCCTATGTGCGCGGCCGCGCGCACCGCCATGCCGAGCAGGCCGCGGTGCTGGATGGCCTGCTGCAAATGGAGTCCTGGCATCAGCGCGTGCATGCCGGCGTCATCGAGCCCCTGGCCCGTGCGCATGCCGACAAGGCCGCCAGCCGCGCGGCGGTGGCGGCGCAGACCCGCGTGGACTTCTTCACCATGGTGCGGGGAGATAACTGA
- a CDS encoding alpha-D-ribose 1-methylphosphonate 5-phosphate C-P-lyase PhnJ: protein MTTATPSFATAAQGDIARDPHYNFAYLDESTKRMLRRALLKAVAIPGYQVPFGSREMPLPYGWGTGGIQVTAAIIGAGDVLKVIDQGSDDTTNAINIRRFFARVTGVRTTESTQAASIVQTRHRIPETPLREGQIMVFQVPIPEPLRWLEPSETETRTMHALAEYGGMHVKLYEDIAQHGHIATTYDYPVVVNERYMMRPSPIPKFDNPKLDGNPALMLFGAGREKRVYAVPPYTRVKSLDFQDHPFTVEKWQDCCALCGSHDSYLDEIILDDKGGRQFVCSDTEYCADRQSAGHRGPAAEGSAA from the coding sequence ATGACCACCGCCACGCCATCCTTCGCCACCGCCGCGCAGGGCGACATCGCGCGCGATCCGCACTACAACTTCGCCTACCTGGACGAATCGACCAAGCGCATGCTGCGCCGCGCGCTGCTGAAGGCCGTGGCGATTCCCGGCTACCAGGTGCCGTTCGGCAGCCGCGAAATGCCGCTGCCTTACGGCTGGGGCACCGGCGGCATACAGGTGACGGCCGCCATCATCGGGGCCGGCGACGTGCTGAAGGTGATCGACCAGGGGTCGGACGACACGACCAACGCGATCAACATCCGCCGCTTCTTCGCCCGCGTGACCGGGGTGCGCACGACGGAATCCACGCAGGCGGCATCGATCGTGCAGACGCGCCATCGCATTCCCGAAACGCCGCTGCGCGAAGGACAGATCATGGTCTTCCAGGTGCCGATTCCGGAACCGTTGCGCTGGCTGGAACCCAGCGAAACCGAAACGCGCACCATGCACGCGCTGGCCGAGTACGGCGGCATGCACGTCAAGCTGTACGAAGACATCGCGCAGCATGGCCATATCGCCACGACGTACGACTATCCCGTGGTGGTCAATGAACGCTATATGATGCGCCCGTCGCCCATCCCCAAGTTCGACAACCCCAAGCTGGACGGCAATCCGGCGCTCATGCTGTTCGGCGCCGGCCGTGAAAAGCGGGTGTATGCGGTGCCGCCCTATACCCGCGTCAAGAGCCTGGACTTCCAGGATCACCCGTTCACCGTGGAGAAGTGGCAGGACTGCTGCGCGCTGTGCGGATCGCACGACAGCTATCTGGACGAGATCATCCTGGACGACAAGGGCGGCCGGCAATTCGTCTGCTCGGACACCGAATACTGCGCGGACCGTCAATCCGCCGGACATCGCGGCCCCGCCGCCGAAGGGAGCGCGGCATGA
- a CDS encoding alpha-D-ribose 1-methylphosphonate 5-triphosphate diphosphatase, whose translation MPTTLLTHARIVLADDVLENASLLIEDDLIAAVDPDGARPDHVVDLRGHTLVPGLVDLHCDAIEKEAEPRSRVLFPLEFAVAQVDRRNAAAGITTPYHAVSFANREWGVRNNETAAQVIRMVHAFRQHSLVDNRVHCRYEVTDPHAVPVLSSLMDEGVVHLLSVMDHSPGQGQFKTLDAYLEYMMGNHGMSREQAEEAAQAKTAAREGAVGRVEHLLERARLNGIPTASHDDDSVHRIAAMRALGVAMSEFPITLDTAKAAVSCGLPTILGAPNVLRGQSQSGSMRAIDAIRAGVASCLCSDYQPSTLIAAAFVAARQASLPLPRALALVTSNPADAAGLRDRGRIQAGLRADLTAVAMVGGQPLVSHTWSAGRQVFSAGYPMPADHAQPASRGSAALAA comes from the coding sequence ATGCCGACTACGCTGCTGACCCATGCCCGCATCGTGCTGGCCGACGACGTCCTCGAAAACGCCTCGCTGCTGATCGAGGACGACCTTATCGCCGCGGTGGATCCCGACGGCGCGCGGCCTGACCATGTCGTCGACCTGCGCGGCCATACGCTGGTGCCCGGCCTGGTCGACCTGCACTGCGACGCCATCGAAAAAGAAGCCGAGCCGCGCTCCCGCGTCCTGTTTCCCCTGGAGTTCGCGGTGGCGCAGGTGGACCGCCGCAATGCCGCCGCCGGCATCACCACGCCTTACCACGCGGTATCCTTCGCCAACCGCGAATGGGGCGTGCGCAACAACGAAACCGCCGCGCAGGTCATCCGCATGGTGCATGCCTTCCGCCAGCACAGCCTGGTGGACAATCGCGTGCACTGCCGCTACGAAGTCACCGATCCCCATGCGGTTCCCGTGTTGAGCAGCCTGATGGACGAAGGGGTGGTGCACCTGCTGTCGGTCATGGACCATTCACCTGGCCAGGGCCAGTTCAAGACGCTGGATGCCTATCTCGAGTACATGATGGGCAACCACGGGATGAGCCGCGAACAGGCCGAGGAAGCCGCGCAGGCCAAGACGGCGGCGCGGGAAGGCGCCGTCGGGCGGGTCGAGCATCTGCTCGAGCGTGCCCGCCTGAACGGCATCCCGACCGCCAGCCATGACGACGATTCCGTGCATCGCATCGCGGCGATGCGCGCCCTGGGCGTGGCGATGAGCGAGTTCCCCATCACCCTGGACACCGCCAAGGCTGCGGTATCGTGCGGGCTGCCGACCATACTGGGGGCGCCGAATGTATTGCGCGGGCAAAGCCAGAGCGGTTCCATGCGCGCCATCGACGCGATACGCGCGGGCGTCGCGAGTTGCCTGTGCTCCGATTACCAGCCGTCCACGCTGATCGCCGCCGCCTTCGTCGCGGCCCGCCAGGCGTCGCTGCCGCTGCCGCGCGCGCTGGCGCTGGTCACGTCCAATCCCGCCGACGCCGCCGGCCTGCGCGATCGCGGCCGCATCCAGGCGGGCCTGCGCGCCGACCTGACGGCGGTCGCCATGGTCGGTGGGCAGCCGCTGGTCAGTCATACCTGGAGCGCGGGCAGGCAGGTGTTCTCCGCGGGCTATCCGATGCCGGCCGATCACGCCCAGCCGGCCAGCCGGGGCAGCGCGGCGCTGGCGGCCTAG
- a CDS encoding LysR family transcriptional regulator, translating into MSKHKNLQRRHIEALVAVAESRSVHRAARELGVPQPVLSRLLGEAEALVGARLFERSSHGSVPTAQGRVILPRARFALRSMERLNDLTTGDAPPIRLGCIPRAMHTLLPRLLERVYPRQDGADGPGPTGMRFVVQEGNSVALFDALVAGDLDFSILRGNVQQTGNEWAIERLFDERTVIYCAADHPDIAHGQVSLSRLAALDWTLPERGTTSRGAFDSFWTQQGLPAIRPLMETRSFEANLALVAASRLVSIAPESIVRRHVGFGVLRIVKVRRALPVNPVMLAYHRMSLEDPLLNRFHRDVVEAARAR; encoded by the coding sequence ATGTCCAAGCATAAGAACCTGCAGCGCCGTCATATCGAAGCCCTGGTCGCCGTGGCGGAAAGCCGGTCGGTGCATCGCGCCGCGCGCGAGCTCGGCGTTCCGCAGCCCGTGCTCTCACGCCTGCTGGGCGAGGCTGAAGCGCTGGTGGGCGCGCGACTGTTCGAGCGCTCGAGCCATGGCAGCGTGCCCACCGCGCAAGGCCGCGTGATCCTGCCGCGCGCCCGCTTCGCCTTGCGCAGCATGGAACGCCTGAACGACCTGACCACCGGTGACGCGCCGCCCATCCGCCTCGGCTGTATTCCGCGCGCCATGCATACGCTGTTGCCGCGCCTGCTGGAACGCGTCTATCCGCGCCAGGACGGGGCCGATGGCCCGGGTCCGACCGGCATGCGCTTCGTCGTTCAGGAAGGCAATTCCGTCGCGCTGTTCGATGCCCTGGTGGCGGGCGACCTGGATTTCTCGATCCTGCGCGGCAATGTGCAGCAAACCGGAAACGAGTGGGCCATCGAACGCCTCTTCGACGAACGCACGGTGATCTACTGCGCGGCCGATCATCCGGATATCGCGCATGGTCAGGTGTCGCTGTCGCGCCTGGCCGCCCTGGACTGGACCCTGCCTGAGCGTGGCACCACTTCCCGTGGGGCCTTCGATTCGTTCTGGACGCAGCAGGGCCTGCCGGCGATCAGGCCCTTGATGGAAACGCGCTCCTTCGAAGCCAACCTGGCGCTGGTCGCCGCGTCGCGGCTGGTGTCCATCGCGCCTGAATCCATCGTGCGCCGGCATGTCGGCTTCGGCGTGCTGCGCATCGTCAAGGTACGGCGCGCGCTGCCGGTCAATCCCGTGATGCTCGCTTACCACCGCATGTCGCTGGAAGATCCGCTGTTGAACCGTTTCCACCGCGACGTTGTGGAGGCGGCCCGGGCACGATGA
- the phnN gene encoding phosphonate metabolism protein/1,5-bisphosphokinase (PRPP-forming) PhnN — translation MNAATIPLIYVMGASGSGKDTLLRHVRAMSTPQDRLLVAHRYITRPSGADEASVALTEDEFIRRESLGCFALSWRSHGLAYGVGVEIDAWMAAGVTVLVNGSRAHLPPACARYPGLCAVEITVDAQALRQRLAGRGRESGQAIQERLARANAQFDVPADCERLTIDNNGAPEEAAERLLHIARHRHA, via the coding sequence ATGAATGCCGCGACGATCCCCTTGATCTACGTCATGGGCGCGTCCGGCAGCGGCAAGGACACCCTGCTGCGCCACGTGCGCGCGATGAGCACACCGCAAGACCGCCTGCTGGTCGCGCATCGGTACATCACCCGGCCCAGTGGCGCCGACGAGGCGTCGGTGGCGCTGACCGAAGACGAATTCATACGCCGCGAAAGCCTGGGATGCTTCGCGCTGTCCTGGCGCAGCCACGGCCTGGCCTACGGGGTGGGCGTGGAAATCGATGCCTGGATGGCGGCCGGCGTGACGGTGCTGGTCAACGGCTCGCGGGCCCACCTGCCGCCCGCATGCGCCCGCTATCCCGGCCTGTGCGCCGTGGAAATCACGGTGGACGCGCAGGCACTCAGGCAGCGCCTGGCCGGACGCGGCCGGGAAAGCGGCCAGGCTATCCAGGAACGACTGGCGCGCGCCAACGCGCAATTCGATGTCCCCGCCGATTGCGAGCGCCTGACGATAGACAACAACGGCGCGCCGGAAGAGGCCGCGGAAAGACTGCTGCATATCGCGCGCCACCGTCACGCGTAA